A segment of the Niveibacterium umoris genome:
GAGGCGGACTTCGTCTGCACACTCGCAAAACAGGGGCTCACGCAAGCCGCGCTGCGCGAAGAGCTGACGCGCGACATGACCGTCGAAGCGGTGCTCGATGCGGTGTCCGCCAACGTCCCGCCGGTCAGCAAGCAAGACATCGAAATCTTCTACCGCCTGCATGCCGATCGCTTCCACACACCGGAGCGTCGCACGGTCAGGCACATCCTCATCACGATCAACGACGACCTTGCCGGCAGCGGCCGGGTCGCCGCGCGTGCGCGTATCGACCAGATAAGGGCTCAGTGCGCGCGCGATCCGGAGCAGTTTGCGAAGCAGGCCTTGCGCCATTCGGAGTGTCCGACGGCGATGCAAGGCGGTCTGCTCGGTCCGGTCACGCGCGGCCAGCTGTTCCCGGCGCTCGATGCAGCCCTGTTCTCGATGGCGACAGGCGAGCTATCCGGCGTACTCGAGTCGCCGATGGGCTTTCACATCCTGTGTTGCGATCACATCCGCCCCGCGGGGCGTGTGCCGCTGGCAAAGGTGCGCGACAAGATCCGCGTGCAGATTCTGGGCACGCGCCGCGCTCACTACCAGAGGCAGTGGCTGCGTGGCCTGATCGCCCGAAAGTAGCGTCGCAATAGCGGCGTCAGCCCTTGCGCACGGTGGGGCCTGTTCCGCGGGCGCGCCAGTGCCAAGACGCACGCACAAGCACACACTCACGCACGCGCACACACCCACGCGGCCGCGTTGCGGCGCCCATTTCACGCTTTGGCTAAATGACGCAATTGCAGGTCGGCCAACGCACGCAACGCGTGCCTCAAGTGTGGCGTGGCGCGCGTCGGGCTGTTTGCGGAATTCAGGCGACGTGCCCATCGGGCCACCAAGGTGGGCATGCCAGCCAGGACCAAGGCCGTTCGCCTCGTGAGAGCCGGCGATTCGGGCGCGCTCGCTTTTGATGCGAAGCTCGGCAAGATGGTTGCGTCTGTGCGCTCCGATGTCCTCAAGCGGGAAGCAACAATTGCGATTAGGCGTCCGCGGTGGCTATGGCGTGCCCTTCGCGTTCGAGCATGAGGTGATACCGGCCAAGGGCTGACGCGCGGCCCGAAAGCCTCCCCACATCCACGCATTAGCCCGACCCACTCAGTCGTGGATCGGGCAGGCGATAGGTCATTCGGCCGGCTTGCAGCGACAAGCCATTGTTTGGCGGAGTGCTGCAGCAAGAACTCGCCCGACGATCAGGCTTCGTCGCTGTCCAGCTCGAAGCCCGGGCGCCGCGGCACAGTCATTGGATCGCACTGGATCGGGCGATAGATCTCCACCCGGTCACCCGCCCGCAGCGGCGCATCGAGCTTGACGGCCTTGCCGAAGATGCCGACCCGCTGGCTCGCGAGGTCGATGTGCGGGAACTGTGCGTAGATACCGGACTCCTCGATCGCGTCCCGTACCCGCGTGCCCTCTTCCACTTCGATGTTGAGCCAAGCCTGCCGGCCCGGCTCTGCGTAAGCGATGGATACTT
Coding sequences within it:
- the nifM gene encoding nitrogen fixation protein NifM, producing the protein MPDATTSQAVAHAPSRYLTIKHAQALFQQAPDALSDAQRARVDEVVARQLAIEQRVLMSDEARRVVVSSNMVDAGVTEVMSRFESEADFVCTLAKQGLTQAALREELTRDMTVEAVLDAVSANVPPVSKQDIEIFYRLHADRFHTPERRTVRHILITINDDLAGSGRVAARARIDQIRAQCARDPEQFAKQALRHSECPTAMQGGLLGPVTRGQLFPALDAALFSMATGELSGVLESPMGFHILCCDHIRPAGRVPLAKVRDKIRVQILGTRRAHYQRQWLRGLIARK
- a CDS encoding RnfH family protein — translated: MKVSIAYAEPGRQAWLNIEVEEGTRVRDAIEESGIYAQFPHIDLASQRVGIFGKAVKLDAPLRAGDRVEIYRPIQCDPMTVPRRPGFELDSDEA